The DNA region GATATCACTTTGTTATTTTAATGCATGTTGTCTTTTGGAGAAGTTGAAGACTTCAGTTTATCTTAACGTTCGAATCAGGTCCCCAAAATCACTTCAAAAATGTCCAAAACTACTGTTTCTCCTCTTGTTTTTAGATCATGGGAAAGTCCAAACAGGTCGGAAACCACAATAATGGCAAGAAGAAGAATATTAACAAGACATGGAAAACAAAGCGCAGGACGAAGGACCTTGACGAGATCCATGtagacatggtccctgcaaattCTGTCAAGTTACTAAAGCAAGATGTAGATTATGATGTTACAGGATGTGCCCAGCATTACTGTCTGCACTGCGCGTAAgtaacactttttatttttactatttgtatTTTCatctttttgtcattttataataTTCAGCTTTTTATCAGAAATTTCTTCCTTTTTTGAAGGAGATATTTTGTCGATTTGAAAACCCTGAAGGAGCATTTCAAGTCCAAACCTCATAAAAAACGGTGAGTAAACCATTATAAACCATTATAAACCATTAtactacctgactggaaatgataagaacaaacacaaaagttgtcaagattcttgccttggaagtcctggttcagtttggccaaccacaaacgccttttgttcctcagacagatttttgcagtcttctccttaatttgttataacttttggcagtctataatactccaaatgtttttcccagtctgaccgattagtacagctcaaaaaatgacaataattgaccattttcatcagaaataatcaataaaatatgtgagtttcgttcagttcagtgtcATTATTTACATatagtgctgccaatatggccgattgatgacgagTCATGAAAACACACTATGAAATACATTACCTGCATACATGTTTTTGCAAgtgcttttttgtgttttagaTTGAAGCAGCTGAGGGATGAGCCATATACACAGGCTGAGGCAGAGCGAGCAGCAGGAATGGGCTCCTACATCCCACCCAAAAAAGTAGAGGTTCACACACAACAGGTCGAGGAAGATATGGACTGAAAGAGGACTATGTTCTGCCTCTTTGGACTCTTCTGAATAAAACCATTAGGTCTGGACTTAGACCAACAATTTAACCTGTTTCAGAACTGAAAATAATTTATGGCGATAGAGAGTAagtcaaaaaatataaaataagttgATATAATTTTGATAAATATTAATTGACAATTCTCAGTAAATTCAGACTTCATTCAGAAGTCTGAAACAGCTGGCTACAGTTGCATACACTGTTGTGAAATTACATTGGTGAAGGCAGCTTACAATGAGCAACCTTCTGGGACTGAACTCACAGTGTTCATTAtgtaaatataaactcaaaaaaatgaaaacatcctctttttttaactattatttccAGAAAATGTCTTAACATGTGTAAATATTAGAATAAACATAAGTTCAACAAGTGAGACAAAGCTTTACATACAGTGCCtttcaaaagtattcataccccttcattttttttatgcattttctcACCCCACATCAATGTGCACACCATACACCAAGACCATACAAACCAGttttaacatttttgcaaattaaaaataaaaaaccgaaatgattccattgcataaatattcataccctcatctgggacagttgaaatttagtcCAGGAGCAGTCATATtgtttgtagatgttactacaagTTAAGTGTATTTACCTGTGGCAAATTGGCAAATCCATTTGAATTGGTAAGGCATGCACattttaataaaaggtctaacaggtgaaaatgcagatcagagcaaaaaccaagccctgaggtacaacaaaactgcctgtagagctcagaaacaggattggatCAAGCCatacatctggggaagagttcagaaaaacaattctgctgcattgaaggttcacagaaacatgtagtctccgttacctttaatgaaaaaaagtttgaaacaactacaactcttcctagagctgagcAATTTAtgaagggccttggctagagtgttGACCaaaaacctgatggtcactctagttgagctccatgatcatatatgcagatgagagaaacttacagaaggacaaacatcattgCAACACTCCatcgatctgggctttatggcagtgtggcaagactcaatcttcTCAGTAAAGAACCATAagggtcattccagctggaatcatcaaatgGTCCCAACCTGACCCCCTCAGATTTGTCtggaaaaaaaatctatgtgatgggtaatatgcccaatagatcatatacaaaatttcagatctctactgtgcatacttttttttttttacaatgaggcaaaaataaaaaatgaggcAAAACCCCAtcctaattttttaaaaataacaatatgctctttcaaaaaaagaacaaGTTTTATGTTCACACCTAGTGTCATTCATGGGAAATATTGCTCTGAACATTGGtgtaaatgagttttttttttcatttttggaccTTAATATCTCAACATCCATCAGACTCTATTGTCTGATATCAAAGGATGTGAAAGACATAGTACATATCAGACCGTTTACCAAGTTTGATGCTTATACATTGAAAATTGAGGTTTCTATGGACATCTGAAAacccttaaagtaatagttttgaagaaaagtagagggccagcattcaggtgtaaattcagtaacaatgctgtgagttgtaattcatgcagttctggactaagactcttagcccagaaaatttcatggacctggcacaactagttctggagatatttcagtctgaacatggtcactcagactgtgatgccaaaacggggtaaaaaacaaacttttttacagatttttttgtgaaaaaagtacgaacagtagagatctgaaattttgtatatgatctattgggcatattacccatcacatggatttttttcagacaaatctgaggaggtcaggtggggaacttttccaaaatttgatgattccagctggaatgacccaTAAAAACACACTTgcagtttgcaaaaaaaaaaaaaaaacacctaaaggaccctcagactgtgagaaaaaagattctgtggtctgatgaacctcaattccaagcatcaggtttgaaggaaaccaggcaatGCTCACCTGCAGAGtacatcccaaaagtaaagtgtgcagTTGCcggcctcatgctgtggggctgttttttgaGTGGGAGGGACTGAGGGatttgtcagagtagaagaaaagctccaATGCATCAAAATGTATAACCctgtccagagcattcagaacttcagactgggctgaaggttcaccttccaacaggccaatgaccctaagcacacagcaagagtggcttatagacaatgtctgccagaccccatccaacgTGAAAGAGCTTaagaggtgaggcaaagaatggcagataattgccaattGTTGATGTGCAAACTACTACAGTGCAGTAATACAATGCTCATCTTGGTGGACTACACTGGATTTGACAGTTCCAAGACACTTGTAAGTTCGCAAACACGACTGTATGACACATGGTTACTTATGGTTTGAAATGATAAGCTGTCCTTCCTGTCTGCTTGTACCACTGTATTAGGCCTCCTTTATTACAGACATGGCAGTTTATTGCCCTGGCCACCTATGCAGTCTTAATGCCTCCCTGCAGCAGTACTATGGCCTGTTCACTCAGGTGACCAGGGACCATGGGAATCCTtcttctggtgtttttttttttagagtcaTAAAAAGGTCTCTATATCCTAAGGTTTCGTAACTGGCTTTATTAGGGGCCCATTAGGGGCAGTCATGACCTAAtagttagagagtcagacttgtaacctgaAGGTTGCAGGTTAAAGTCttaggtccggcagggattgttggTGGGAGGAGTGAATGATCTTATGCGGGAGTAAGTGTTCCTATGCAAATGCATTGTGGTACTCAATAATGGTGGAGGACAATGGAGCGGAAGATAAGAATTGTTGAATGAAGAagtttctttgtgcacaaaaagcattctagctgtgtaaaattacggttaaaccactgatgtcaaattttaacaatgttcttactacatttCTTGGTCTGGGAACattttagttgcattgctgtctacggAGGGTCAGAAAGATTATCAAACATgtcctaatttgtgttcctaagatgaacaaaggtcttaggggtttggaacaacaagaaggtgagtaattaatgacataatttacatttttgggtgaactatg from Garra rufa chromosome 21, GarRuf1.0, whole genome shotgun sequence includes:
- the LOC141296159 gene encoding zinc finger protein 593-like, whose translation is MGKSKQVGNHNNGKKKNINKTWKTKRRTKDLDEIHVDMVPANSVKLLKQDVDYDVTGCAQHYCLHCARYFVDLKTLKEHFKSKPHKKRLKQLRDEPYTQAEAERAAGMGSYIPPKKVEVHTQQVEEDMD